A single Candidatus Woesearchaeota archaeon DNA region contains:
- a CDS encoding methyltransferase domain-containing protein, with translation MAFLRRNKHNNFEKYALQRAMDGQVSNKFREIFNKNIDIKDKKLKVLDSGCGDGKYYFFLKNIFKDENIFGVEVSKERIKRCHEKGFKNATYIEVNQELPFRNNLFDVIISDQIIEHISKENIPFYLSELRRVLKPKGKIILLTPNYPIKRLYDVTYAFLFFRSKGLFDDPTHVTFFSFKSLRKTLGKYFKNIELISLGGIYYNILFKNNFFSRKILAIIRK, from the coding sequence ATGGCATTTTTAAGAAGGAATAAGCATAACAATTTCGAGAAATATGCATTACAAAGAGCAATGGATGGACAAGTTAGTAATAAATTTAGAGAGATTTTTAATAAAAATATAGATATTAAAGATAAAAAATTAAAAGTATTGGATTCAGGTTGTGGGGATGGTAAATATTATTTTTTTTTAAAAAATATATTTAAGGATGAAAATATTTTTGGTGTTGAAGTTTCTAAAGAACGTATAAAGCGATGTCATGAAAAAGGTTTTAAAAATGCAACTTATATTGAAGTAAATCAAGAATTACCATTTAGGAATAATCTTTTTGATGTTATTATTTCAGATCAGATTATAGAGCATATATCAAAAGAGAATATTCCTTTCTATCTAAGTGAATTGAGGAGAGTGCTTAAACCGAAAGGGAAGATTATTTTATTGACTCCTAATTATCCTATTAAAAGATTGTATGATGTAACCTATGCGTTTTTATTTTTCAGATCTAAAGGATTATTTGATGATCCTACCCATGTTACATTCTTTTCATTCAAAAGTCTGAGAAAAACTTTAGGTAAATATTTTAAAAATATAGAATTGATTTCTTTAGGAGGGATATATTATAATATTCTTTTTAAGAATAATTTTTTTAGTAGAAAAATTTTAGCTATTATAAGAAAGTAA